ATAGAGAAGGAGAAGTGGACCGTTGGCATAATAAGCAAGGGGCGGACGTGCGTCACGCCCAAGCAGACGTGGCCCAAGCACCTCGTCCTCTACAGGGGCGAACCGTTTGATGATCCACTGGAGGCCCTCAAGCGGATGGGCCCAGAAGATGTTTTCATCAAGGGCGCCAACGCGATAGACATCAACTGGAACGTTGCAGTTTTTGCAGCGGCTCCTGACGGTGGGACGATAGGCAAGACCTTCGGCTGGACGATAACGAAGGGTGTCTTCACGATAACGCCGGTGAGCCTTGAGAAGTTCGTGCCGACACCGGTTGAGGAGAGCGCCAAGTTAACCGGCATCTACTCATTCGACTGGGGAACCGGGCTTTACTCGGCCCTCGTGCCGATACCGCATTCACATCCCGTCACCGAGGTCGAGGCGTACAGAATACTCGCGGGAGTCGAGGCGATTCCGATAGCGGCAGGCGGCGCCGGCGGAGCTGAAGGAAGCGTCACCCTCGTCCTTGAGGGCGATGATGAGGCCATGGAAACGGCGAAGGAGATAACGAAGGCAGTTAAGGGTGAGCCGTATCTCGAGCCCTACACCGAGGACTGCTCGATATGTCCGTTCGCAAACATCTGTGGCCTTGGAAGCGGCACTTTTTGAGCCGTGTCAATTCTTCCTCCTTATAAAACCGCATCGAGCATCAAAGCGAAGCACCGGTTAGAACCCAGACCCCTATCGCGATCAGCAGAATCCCCGCAACGACCGAAAGCTCCCGGCTCCTCCTCACCATGGCCTGGGAGAAGCGCTTGCTCTCCGTGACACTGCCCATGGCAAGCAGTATGATCACCAGCGGCAGCACGAACACCAGGTTGTAGAGGGCCAGAAGGAGGAAGGCGAGGGCCTCCCCTGCCTTCGAGATTATTATCGCGTAGACCAGGTAGCTCCCTGCAGAGCATGGAAGGAGCGTGGTGGAGACTATGATGCCCAGGGTGAAGGCCCCCACGGCTGTGGCATCGCTGCTGAATATCCTCTTCTTGACGCCCTTCTTGTCGGCTATGCGCGACTTCTCCATCAGCCCGGTGGCTATGGTGTAGGCCCCAAAGATTATCGCGGCAACCCCCGCGACCCAGAGGGGCAGATAACCGGCGAAGTAAAGCAGACCGACTCCAAGGAGGTAGTAGGATATGTACACCGCGGCTATGAAAGCGGCACCTATGAGGTAGAGCCGCCTCTTGGAAATCTCCCTGACCGAGAGGGCTATGAGGAGCATGGTGTATATGACGAACGTGCACGGGTTTATGGAGTCCGTCATCGCAAGGGTGAAGAACTGGGGGATGAAACCGCTCATGCCCAGTGCCCACAGCGCCAGGGAGCTTATCCCGAAGGATGCGAGGACTATGAGCGCCAGACCCTTTATCTCACTCCTCATGGTAGAAAGTTATCGCGGGGCTTTTTGTGGCTTTCTAAAACAAAAAGTTGAGAACGAAAGGTCAGCGCCTCCGTTTGAGGAGAACCAGGGGAATAACCGCAAGGGCAACCAGTATTCCCGGCCCGCAGATTCCACTGTTGCCCGGCGTGGTCGTGGTTGTGGTCGTCGTTACCGGCTCATCCGGATTCCTGTGCTCAACGTAGATAACCTGGAGCTTCTGGATTATGGTTTCGTTTTTTATTATGTACGCTTTTCCCCCGGTTACAAGGATCAGACCGCCGTTGTCCATCGCAGCCTTTACTATCTCCGGGGCCATTGAGACGTTAAACTCCCCCTCAACTATGGCCTCAAGTTTACCGTCGTAGGCTATGCCTATGGCCGGAACTCCCGCTATGCCCGTGTACTGGTACTGGACGCCGAAGAGGGCCTGGTTCTCGGTATTGTCCACCAGCTCATAGTAAGTGAAGCTGTCGTTCCCGTAGACCCTCGGTATCTCCTCCTTCATCTTGCGGCAGTGGGGGCAGGTCTTCGCACCGTACATGTAGAAGTGGAGTTTATCCGGATTCACCTGGGCCTCCGCGACGGCGTATGATACCGTCGAGATAAACAGCAGCCCTATGATAATTAAAACCAACTTTTTCATCTTCTCACCTGAACCTTATTCCCGTGGGAAGTTATAAACCTTGGCCGCGGAAAGCTTAAATCCTCCGAGTTGCAAAATTCTTGGGGATGATCATGCAGGAGTGGTACCGCTCCAGGGCACTGTACGAGGCGGTTCTTAAACTCGTCAACTCTGGAAAGACCGAGGAAGCGCTTCAGATGGCGGATGGGATACCCGACAGGGTGATTCGCTCCAAGGCATTCTCGCATATAGCCATTGAAGTCGCACGAAAGGGCCGGGACTACGGGGAGGCCCTGGAGAGGGCGGTGAAGGCTGCCCTCGATATAGAAAACCACGAGGAGAGCACAAAGGCGCTCATGAGCCTGGCCTTCGAGTTCCTGAACCTCGGAAAGCCCGACGAGGCCATGAGGATATCCAAGTACATAACCGACCTCTCGAACAGATCCAAGGTTGAGGCCGAAGTTGCCCTGACCCTAGCCAAGGCAGGGAAGATTTCAGAGGCGATGGAGATAATCAACGGCATAATGGACGATGACGTTAAGACGTGGGCGATGTCCAGACTAGCCAGCCAGCTTTAGCTCAAATTTGCCTATTTTCCCGTGACATTTTTAAAAATTTAACACGCAACAATCCACAAGGCTTTTTTAGGCTCTCCCGTTTCCCGTCCGGGTGAGAAAAATGAACGGTGGAGAGATAATAGGACTCTTGGGAATGCTACTCCTCGTGGGCTCGTGGGTTCCTCAGACAGTGGAGACGATAAGGAAAAGGCACTGCCCGCTGAACCTGGAGTTCATCCTGATCTACGTCCTGGCGGCCAGCTTCCTGACTGTCTACTCGTACATAATACGGGACTGGATATTCTTCACCCTGAACTTCCTCTCCGCGTTCCAGAGCGCGGTGAACCTCTTCGTCAAGCTCCGCTACTGAGCCTCAGTCCCGCCTGTACAGGCCGACGAGTTCGCCCCACTGGACGACGTGGCCCTTCATGGCCTCTTCCAATTCCCTTCTTCCGGAGCCGGGCCTGAGGTTGAGCGTCGTGTCGAGGCCGTAAACCTTGAAGTGATAGTGGTGTATCCCGTGGCCCCTCGGCGGGCACGGACCGCCGTAGCCTACCATTCCGAAATCGTTGCGTCCCTGAATCACGTGAACAGGGGCATCAACCTCCGCCTGTTTTGGAACCCCCTTGGGTATCTCGCCCAGGGGTGGAATGTTCCACGCTATCCAGTGGGTGAAGGTTCCACCGGGGGCATCGGGGTCGTCCATGATGATGACTAGGCTCTTGACATCGGGGTCTATGTGCCCTATGAATATCGGGGGGTTAACGTTCTCCCCATCGCACGTGAACTCAACGGGTATGTACTCCCCGTTGTGAAACACCGAACCTATCTCAAGGTCCATACTCACACCTCCTTCGGGTTTTTCATGGGATGTGCATCCTGCGATGCACACCCCCAAAATCAAAACCAGTACTACCGCGAATCCCTTCATGTTAATAAGTCCTTTTTCAAACGTAAAAATATTTCGGCCTTAGGCTTTATTAAGTTCAGCCGACAAAATAGTACCCGGTGATGGCTGTGGAGCTGGCCGGGAAGGTTGCCCTCGTCACCGGTGCCGGGAGGGGAATCGGTCGGGCGATAGCCGTTGCCCTGGCGGCGAAGGGAGTGAACGTCGCCGTAAACTACGCCCACAGCAGGGAGAAGGCTGAAGAGACTGCCAAGCTCTGCCGCTCCCACGGCGTCGAGGCGATAACGGTGAAGGCCGACGTGAGCAGTCGCGAAGAGGTCAGAAAGATGGTTGAAGAGGTCATCGACCACTTCGGAAGGATAGACATCCTCGTGAACAACGCCGGAATCCTCGGAAAGACCCTGAAGCCGATGGAGGTCACCGACGATGACTGGGACGCCGTTCTAGGTGTCAACCTCAAGGGGGCCTTCATAGTCACCCAGGAAGTCCTCAGATACATGAAGAGGGGCAAGATAGTCAACATCGCCTCGATAGCCGGGAAGGACGGGGGAACGGTCGGTCCTCACTACGCGGCCTCGAAGGGCGGACTGATAGCCCTCACATTCAACCTCGCAAGGCATCTCGCCCCGGACATCCTCGTCAACGCAATAGCGCCTGGACCAGTTGACACCGAGCTGATAGGCCCTGAGATAAAGGAGAGGCTCCGCTCGCTCTCCCTGACTGGCGAGATAGCTAAACCCGAGGAGATA
The Thermococcus radiotolerans genome window above contains:
- a CDS encoding cytochrome C biogenesis protein CcdA; translated protein: MRSEIKGLALIVLASFGISSLALWALGMSGFIPQFFTLAMTDSINPCTFVIYTMLLIALSVREISKRRLYLIGAAFIAAVYISYYLLGVGLLYFAGYLPLWVAGVAAIIFGAYTIATGLMEKSRIADKKGVKKRIFSSDATAVGAFTLGIIVSTTLLPCSAGSYLVYAIIISKAGEALAFLLLALYNLVFVLPLVIILLAMGSVTESKRFSQAMVRRSRELSVVAGILLIAIGVWVLTGASL
- a CDS encoding SDR family NAD(P)-dependent oxidoreductase, encoding MAVELAGKVALVTGAGRGIGRAIAVALAAKGVNVAVNYAHSREKAEETAKLCRSHGVEAITVKADVSSREEVRKMVEEVIDHFGRIDILVNNAGILGKTLKPMEVTDDDWDAVLGVNLKGAFIVTQEVLRYMKRGKIVNIASIAGKDGGTVGPHYAASKGGLIALTFNLARHLAPDILVNAIAPGPVDTELIGPEIKERLRSLSLTGEIAKPEEIAHAVIFLLENDHITGELIDVNGGRLMD
- a CDS encoding CGP-CTERM sorting domain-containing protein — translated: MKKLVLIIIGLLFISTVSYAVAEAQVNPDKLHFYMYGAKTCPHCRKMKEEIPRVYGNDSFTYYELVDNTENQALFGVQYQYTGIAGVPAIGIAYDGKLEAIVEGEFNVSMAPEIVKAAMDNGGLILVTGGKAYIIKNETIIQKLQVIYVEHRNPDEPVTTTTTTTTPGNSGICGPGILVALAVIPLVLLKRRR
- a CDS encoding YbhB/YbcL family Raf kinase inhibitor-like protein, whose product is MDLEIGSVFHNGEYIPVEFTCDGENVNPPIFIGHIDPDVKSLVIIMDDPDAPGGTFTHWIAWNIPPLGEIPKGVPKQAEVDAPVHVIQGRNDFGMVGYGGPCPPRGHGIHHYHFKVYGLDTTLNLRPGSGRRELEEAMKGHVVQWGELVGLYRRD